CTCCCCCGGCTGAACCCGCCGCTGCCAAGAAGAAGCAGCCCAAGAAGGGAGGCGCTAAAGCCAAGAAACCCGCCGGGCCCAGCGCGGCCGAACTGATCGTGAAAGCCGTGTCCGCCTCTAAGGAGCGCAGCGGGGTGTCCCTGGCCGCTCTCAAGAAGGCTCTGGCTGCCGGAGGCTACGATGTGGAGAAGAACAACAGCCGCCTCAAGCTGGCTCTCAAGGCCTTGGTCACTAAGGGGACTCTCACCCAAGTCAAGGGGAGCGGAGCCTCCGGATCCTTCAAGCTGAACAAGAAGCAGCTGGAGAGTAAGGAGAAGGCGGCCAAGAAGAAGCCAGCGGCGCCCAAAGCCAAGAAACCAGCGGCGGCAAAGAAGGCGCCCAAGTCCCCTAAAAAGCCCAAGAAGGTCTCGGCAGCAGCAAAGAGCCCTAAGAAGGTGAAGAAACCGGCAAAGGCCGCCAAAAGCCCCAAGAAGCCCAAAGCGGCCAAACCCAAGAAGGTGgccaagagcccggctaaaaaggccgccaagcccaaagctgccaagagcccggctaaaaagGCTCCAAAGCCTAAAGCTACAAAGAGCCCCGCAAAGGCCAAGGCAGCCAAACCCAAAGCGGCTAAAGCGAAGAAGGCGGCGCCCAAGAAGTAATtcggccccggggcccctgcgcactgacccaaaggctcttttcagagccgcCACCTCCTCCATCTAAAGAGCCGATACCTGTGTAATCCGCTAATTATAGGGTTAATATAAGGGTCCCGATTCTCTCTTGTAGCGTCACATAATCCGTACCCGCCCATGTTCCCGTACAATCTTTACTCCGGTGTATACCCGCCCCAATAATAGGGTTTGGTCTTTGCCTATAGTAGGAATTCTTTCTGGGCAAGTGAATGAGGTTTATTTCTATACAATCAATTCCGATCCCAGTAAAGGAACAACGTTCATTGTCTCCCCAACAGAAGGGGAAATGCCGGCTCTCCCCAGCGCCTGACATGGATCTAATTATGTAAATTCCCAGACTACCACTAGGTGTCGCCCAAACACCAGGCTCATTCTATCACTCACACACGGGCTAAGGATTTCTATTTCCCTCAGCAACGAGAAGCGTTAGTGGGTGAGCAAAACCGCCAACTAGTACAGAAGGCTCCCCCTGCCGGATTATATATCCAATAAAGGTGGGTGGGAAAATGTGACAAACGGCTTCGCAGTGCAATACCAttggttatataatatatatatatatatatatataaccaatgGTATTGCACTGCGAAGCCGTTTGTcacattccctccccccccctttattGGAATCACGTTACATTAGGGCTGAAAATGGACTTTACAGCCTAGAATTGTGTTTAGAAAGCAGTTTACGCTCGTGTGAAATATAACTGCAAATACATCGCACAGACGCGCCACCCGGTAACCTGTATCGGACTCGCTATTTCGATCTCTATCTATATGCAATTTTGGCGGCCGCCTGAAATCCAACCGTTATCAGTCAATAGGGTGGATGGTGGGAGGTGGGACCCATTTAAAATAGCCAATGACACAGAAGTATTTACGCGGCATTCCATGAAGTGACGTGGATTCGCTGGGAAGGCAGGGGCGTgtttataattagccaatcaaTTGGAGCTTGTGCCTATAAGAAACCCGGGTTGCGGCCGGTTCAGGATACTCTGTTCCGCAGTgttagtgttacagaatggcccgTACCAAGCAGACCGCCCGTAAGTCTACAGGAGGGAAAGCTCCCCGCAAGCAGCTGGCAACCAAAGCAGCCAGGAAGAGCGCTCCGGCCACCGGTGGAGTGAAGAAACCTC
The genomic region above belongs to Xenopus tropicalis strain Nigerian chromosome 9, UCB_Xtro_10.0, whole genome shotgun sequence and contains:
- the LOC100145531 gene encoding histone H1B, which encodes MSETAPAPPPAEPAAAKKKQPKKGGAKAKKPAGPSAAELIVKAVSASKERSGVSLAALKKALAAGGYDVEKNNSRLKLALKALVTKGTLTQVKGSGASGSFKLNKKQLESKEKAAKKKPAAPKAKKPAAAKKAPKSPKKPKKVSAAAKSPKKVKKPAKAAKSPKKPKAAKPKKVAKSPAKKAAKPKAAKSPAKKAPKPKATKSPAKAKAAKPKAAKAKKAAPKK